A genomic stretch from Streptomyces sp. QL37 includes:
- the lepB gene encoding signal peptidase I, whose product MAVGARSGHDEPEDRPSSDGVPVDAESDGESPGGGSTAVKKPRSFWKELPLLIGIALILALLIKTFLVQAFSIPSDSMQNTLQRGDRVLVDKLTPWFGSEPERGEVVVFHDPGGWLEDTATPEPNAVQKFLSFIGLMPSVEEKDLIKRVIAVGGDTVQCKKNGPVTVNGKALDDKSFIFEGNSACDDEPFGPIHVPEGRIWVMGDHRQNSLDSRYHQELPGQGTVSTDEVVGRAVVVAWPINRWATLPVPKTFDQPGLNAAAAAAVPGALGVAGALPLVFWRRRRLTRGHTAG is encoded by the coding sequence TTGGCGGTCGGCGCACGATCCGGACACGACGAACCCGAGGACCGGCCTTCGAGCGACGGGGTCCCGGTGGACGCGGAGAGTGACGGCGAGTCCCCGGGCGGCGGCAGTACGGCGGTGAAGAAGCCGCGCTCGTTCTGGAAGGAGCTGCCGCTCCTCATCGGGATCGCTCTCATTCTCGCGTTGCTGATCAAGACTTTCCTGGTGCAGGCGTTCTCGATCCCCTCGGACTCCATGCAGAACACCCTGCAGCGGGGTGACCGGGTGCTGGTCGACAAGCTGACCCCATGGTTCGGCTCGGAGCCGGAGCGCGGAGAGGTCGTGGTCTTCCATGACCCGGGCGGCTGGCTGGAGGACACCGCGACGCCCGAGCCCAACGCGGTGCAGAAGTTCCTGAGCTTCATCGGACTGATGCCGTCCGTCGAGGAGAAGGACCTGATCAAGAGGGTCATCGCCGTCGGTGGCGACACCGTCCAGTGCAAGAAGAACGGACCGGTGACGGTCAACGGCAAGGCGCTGGACGACAAGTCGTTCATCTTCGAGGGCAACAGCGCCTGCGACGACGAGCCGTTCGGGCCGATCCATGTGCCCGAGGGCCGGATCTGGGTGATGGGCGACCACCGGCAGAATTCGCTGGACTCCCGTTACCACCAGGAGCTTCCCGGTCAGGGCACGGTCTCCACGGACGAGGTTGTCGGACGGGCCGTGGTGGTGGCCTGGCCCATCAACCGCTGGGCGACCCTCCCGGTGCCGAAGACGTTCGACCAGCCCGGGCTGAACGCGGCTGCCGCGGCGGCCGTTCCCGGAGCACTCGGTGTAGCCGGAGCGCTGCCCCTCGTGTTCTGGCGTCGCCGCAGGCTGACCCGCGGGCATACCGCCGGGTAG
- a CDS encoding YifB family Mg chelatase-like AAA ATPase, with protein MGFARACSVALVGVEGVVVEVQADLEPGVAAFTLVGLPDKSLVESRDRVRAAVVNSGAEWPQKKLTVGLSPASVPKGGSGFDLAVACAVLGAAERIDPAAIADVVMIGELGLDGRVRPVRGVLPAVLAAAEAGYRHVVVPEQTAGEAALVPGLSVLGVRSLRQLIAVLGDEPVPEEPAADRGRPDTMLAGLMVPGAGLGAGLAPLSADGTAHRPDLADVAGQGRARKALEVAAAGGHHLLLSGPPGAGKTMLAERLTAILPPLSQRESLEVTAVHSVAGILPPGEPLISRAPYCAPHHSATMQSLVGGGNGLPRPGAVSLAHRGVLFLDEAPEFSGRALDALRQPLESGHVVVARAAGVVRLPARFLMVLAANPCPCGRHTLAGAGCECPPSAVRRYQARLSGPLLDRVDLRVEVEPVGREDLMGSGGRGESSAEVAARVRAARDRAAERLTGTPWTTNSEVPGHELRTRLVAAPGALMVAERDMERGVLTARGLDRVLRVAWTVADLRAADRPDASDVAVALELRTGIQRGVPMQAGAR; from the coding sequence ATGGGGTTCGCGCGGGCGTGCTCGGTGGCGCTGGTCGGCGTCGAGGGCGTGGTGGTGGAGGTCCAGGCCGATCTGGAACCGGGCGTGGCGGCGTTCACGCTCGTGGGTCTGCCGGACAAGAGCCTGGTGGAGAGCCGGGACCGGGTCAGGGCCGCGGTCGTCAACTCCGGGGCGGAGTGGCCGCAGAAGAAGCTCACGGTGGGGCTGTCCCCCGCCTCCGTACCCAAGGGTGGTTCGGGTTTCGACCTCGCGGTGGCGTGCGCGGTGCTCGGTGCGGCGGAGCGGATCGACCCCGCGGCCATCGCCGATGTGGTGATGATCGGGGAGCTGGGCCTCGACGGCAGGGTGCGCCCGGTGCGCGGGGTGCTGCCCGCGGTCCTCGCGGCGGCCGAAGCGGGTTACCGGCACGTCGTCGTCCCGGAGCAGACCGCGGGGGAGGCCGCCCTGGTGCCGGGCCTCTCCGTCCTCGGGGTACGGAGCCTGCGCCAGCTGATCGCCGTCCTCGGCGACGAACCCGTGCCCGAGGAGCCGGCCGCCGACCGGGGCCGCCCGGACACGATGCTGGCCGGGCTGATGGTGCCCGGAGCGGGCCTCGGCGCGGGACTGGCCCCGCTGTCGGCCGACGGCACGGCGCACAGGCCCGACCTGGCCGACGTCGCGGGCCAGGGCCGGGCGCGCAAGGCCCTGGAGGTGGCGGCGGCAGGCGGCCACCACCTGCTGCTCTCCGGGCCACCCGGGGCGGGGAAGACCATGCTGGCCGAGCGGCTCACGGCGATCCTGCCACCGCTCTCCCAGCGGGAATCCCTCGAAGTGACGGCGGTGCACTCGGTCGCGGGCATCCTCCCGCCGGGTGAACCCCTGATCAGCAGAGCGCCCTACTGCGCCCCGCACCACTCGGCGACGATGCAGTCACTCGTGGGCGGAGGGAACGGCCTGCCGCGGCCGGGAGCGGTGTCCCTGGCGCACCGGGGCGTCCTCTTCCTGGACGAGGCCCCGGAGTTCTCCGGGCGGGCCCTCGACGCGCTGCGCCAGCCCCTGGAGTCCGGACATGTGGTGGTCGCACGCGCGGCCGGGGTCGTCCGGCTGCCCGCACGCTTCCTGATGGTCCTGGCCGCGAACCCCTGCCCGTGCGGCAGGCACACCCTCGCGGGGGCGGGCTGCGAATGCCCGCCCTCGGCGGTCCGCCGGTATCAGGCACGGCTGTCGGGCCCGTTGCTCGACCGGGTGGACCTGCGCGTCGAGGTCGAGCCCGTCGGAAGGGAGGACCTGATGGGCAGCGGCGGCCGCGGGGAGTCCTCGGCCGAGGTGGCCGCCCGGGTGCGGGCAGCCAGGGACCGTGCCGCCGAGCGGCTCACGGGCACCCCCTGGACGACCAACAGCGAGGTGCCCGGGCATGAGCTGCGGACCAGGCTGGTCGCGGCCCCCGGCGCCCTGATGGTGGCCGAGCGGGACATGGAGCGGGGCGTCCTCACGGCCCGCGGTCTCGACCGGGTCCTGCGCGTGGCGTGGACCGTGGCGGACCTGAGAGCCGCCGACCGCCCTGACGCCTCGGACGTCGCGGTGGCGCTGGAGCTGCGGACGGGCATCCAGCGGGGTGTACCGATGCAGGCGGGCGCCCGGTGA
- a CDS encoding YraN family protein: MNARGALGRYGEDLAARLLADAGMTVVERNWRCRAGEIDIVARDGDAVVVCEVKARRAGSFEHPMEAVTPAKAERLRRLAEIWLDRHGGPPPGGVRIDLIGVILPRRGAPVAEHVRGVA, from the coding sequence ATGAACGCACGGGGGGCACTCGGGCGGTACGGCGAGGATCTGGCGGCACGGCTGCTGGCGGACGCCGGCATGACTGTGGTGGAGCGCAACTGGCGGTGTCGGGCAGGTGAGATCGACATCGTGGCCAGGGACGGCGACGCGGTGGTCGTCTGCGAGGTGAAGGCCCGGAGAGCGGGCTCCTTCGAGCATCCCATGGAGGCCGTCACACCGGCCAAGGCGGAGCGGCTGCGCAGGCTCGCCGAGATCTGGCTCGACCGGCACGGCGGGCCGCCGCCCGGCGGGGTCCGGATCGATCTGATCGGCGTGATCCTGCCCAGGCGGGGCGCCCCGGTCGCCGAGCATGTGCGGGGCGTGGCCTGA
- the lepB gene encoding signal peptidase I — MGNRGRERGAPDTGPPLPTGSRPATARSLPTRAERRKLARKVKRRRRRSAIKEIPLLVLVALLIALVLKTFLVQAFVIPSGSMEQTIRIGDRVLVDKLTPWFGSEPQRGDVVVFKDPGGWLQQETAATEDPPAGVKQVKELLTFIGLLPSEDEQDLIKRVVAVGGDTVKCCGADGRIMVNGVALDEPYLNPGDVPSTLKFEVKVPEGRIFVMGDHRSNSADSRFHLDKPGEGTVPEEEVVGRAVVIAWPFGHWRRLEEPGTYASVPEGGVGATAVKAPSNSVSSQDRNGMVLLPTPAELPLVMGVVGLRRIGRGRWHGVRSGCGGFGGRRTIRTRRTRGPAFERRGPGGRGE; from the coding sequence ATGGGTAACCGGGGGCGTGAGCGGGGAGCGCCGGATACCGGCCCGCCGCTGCCCACCGGGTCGAGGCCGGCCACGGCCCGCTCACTGCCCACACGGGCGGAGCGCCGGAAACTGGCCCGAAAGGTGAAACGCCGCCGGCGCCGGTCCGCGATCAAGGAGATACCCCTCCTCGTCCTCGTCGCGCTGCTGATCGCGCTCGTACTCAAGACCTTCCTCGTCCAGGCCTTCGTGATCCCCTCCGGGTCGATGGAGCAGACCATCCGGATCGGCGACCGGGTGCTGGTGGACAAGCTGACGCCCTGGTTCGGCTCCGAACCGCAGCGCGGCGACGTGGTCGTCTTCAAGGACCCGGGCGGCTGGCTGCAGCAGGAGACCGCGGCCACCGAGGACCCGCCCGCCGGGGTCAAACAGGTCAAGGAGCTGCTGACCTTCATCGGACTGCTGCCCTCCGAGGACGAGCAGGACCTGATCAAGCGCGTGGTGGCCGTCGGGGGCGACACCGTGAAGTGCTGCGGCGCCGACGGCAGGATCATGGTCAACGGGGTGGCGCTCGACGAGCCGTACCTGAATCCCGGCGATGTGCCCTCCACTCTCAAATTCGAGGTAAAGGTTCCCGAGGGCCGCATCTTCGTGATGGGCGACCACCGGTCGAATTCCGCGGACTCACGGTTCCATCTCGACAAGCCGGGTGAGGGCACGGTTCCGGAGGAAGAGGTCGTGGGGCGGGCCGTGGTGATCGCCTGGCCGTTCGGGCATTGGCGCAGGCTGGAAGAGCCCGGAACGTATGCCTCCGTTCCCGAGGGGGGCGTCGGAGCGACCGCTGTGAAGGCCCCGTCGAATAGTGTGTCCTCCCAGGATCGCAACGGAATGGTCCTGCTCCCGACCCCTGCGGAACTCCCGCTCGTTATGGGAGTGGTGGGCCTGCGCCGAATCGGGCGCGGGCGGTGGCACGGAGTGAGGAGTGGATGTGGGGGATTTGGCGGTCGGCGCACGATCCGGACACGACGAACCCGAGGACCGGCCTTCGAGCGACGGGGTCCCGGTGGACGCGGAGAGTGA
- the lepB gene encoding signal peptidase I translates to MDTEAQHMERDRSSGPADGAEEGSRSTHVPDRPAGSATWGRTVFLGMLCTVALLLFSAFVLQPFLIPSGSMEPTLRVGDRVLVNKLAYRFGSEPGRGDVVVFDGTGSFVQETASGGNAVGALLHGAAASLGLAEPDGSDFVKRVVGVGGDRVVCCDRRGRLEVNDAPVAEDYLHPGDRPSEVSFDIVVPDGRLWVMGDHRSNSRDSRDHLGQPGGGMVPVERVIGRVDWLGWPLGRLGSLEGTDAFTGIQPADADHG, encoded by the coding sequence ATGGACACGGAAGCACAGCACATGGAGCGCGATCGTTCCTCCGGCCCCGCAGACGGGGCGGAGGAGGGGTCGCGCTCCACGCATGTCCCGGACCGGCCGGCCGGGTCGGCCACCTGGGGACGAACCGTCTTCCTCGGGATGCTCTGCACGGTCGCCCTGCTGCTCTTCAGCGCCTTCGTGCTGCAGCCCTTCCTCATCCCCAGCGGTTCGATGGAGCCCACGCTGCGCGTCGGGGACCGGGTCCTTGTCAACAAACTGGCGTACCGTTTCGGCTCGGAGCCCGGGCGCGGCGATGTCGTGGTCTTCGACGGCACCGGCTCCTTCGTGCAGGAGACGGCGTCCGGCGGGAACGCCGTCGGCGCGCTGCTGCACGGGGCGGCCGCGTCCCTGGGGCTGGCCGAACCCGACGGGTCCGACTTCGTGAAGCGGGTGGTGGGCGTGGGGGGCGACCGTGTGGTCTGCTGCGACAGGCGGGGGAGGCTCGAGGTGAACGACGCTCCGGTGGCCGAGGACTATCTGCACCCGGGTGACCGCCCCTCCGAGGTCTCCTTCGACATCGTGGTGCCCGACGGCAGGCTGTGGGTGATGGGCGACCACCGCAGCAACTCGCGGGACTCCCGGGACCACCTGGGACAGCCGGGGGGCGGCATGGTGCCCGTGGAGCGCGTGATCGGACGGGTCGACTGGCTCGGCTGGCCGCTCGGCAGGCTCGGCTCCCTGGAGGGCACCGACGCCTTCACCGGTATACAGCCGGCGGACGCCGACCATGGGTAA
- the lepB gene encoding signal peptidase I, translating to MSGSERDDGRGRLGNVLSNLAVAVGCVLFLGGFAWGAVVYKPYTVPTDSMTPTVNAGDRVLAERIDGGDVRRGDVVVFTDSTWGDVPMVKRVVGVGGDKIACCDKDGRLTVNGKPIEEPYLRGEGASSLLPADGNAPASPQNFTADVPEGQLFLLGDERSTSMDSRVHLEEPGQGSVPRDAVQARVDAIAWPMNGMIGRPGAFASLPGGVSSEGPLPLQVGALVAGVVLILGGASYGPLAARSARGSKRQKASAGAH from the coding sequence ATGAGTGGATCAGAACGTGACGACGGCCGCGGCCGGCTCGGCAACGTGTTGTCGAACCTGGCCGTGGCCGTCGGCTGTGTGCTCTTCCTCGGCGGGTTCGCCTGGGGAGCGGTGGTGTACAAGCCGTACACCGTGCCGACCGACTCGATGACGCCCACGGTGAACGCCGGCGACCGGGTCCTCGCGGAGCGGATAGACGGCGGCGACGTGCGGCGCGGAGACGTGGTCGTCTTCACCGACTCGACGTGGGGCGACGTGCCCATGGTGAAGCGGGTCGTGGGCGTCGGCGGCGACAAGATCGCCTGCTGCGACAAGGACGGCCGGCTCACCGTCAACGGCAAGCCCATCGAAGAACCGTATCTGCGCGGGGAGGGCGCCTCGTCCCTCCTCCCGGCCGACGGGAACGCCCCGGCCTCGCCCCAGAACTTCACGGCCGACGTGCCCGAGGGGCAGCTCTTCCTCCTCGGCGACGAGCGCAGCACCTCCATGGACTCCCGCGTCCACCTGGAGGAGCCGGGGCAGGGCTCGGTGCCGCGTGACGCCGTCCAGGCGCGGGTGGACGCCATCGCCTGGCCCATGAACGGCATGATCGGCCGGCCCGGCGCCTTCGCGTCCCTGCCCGGCGGCGTGTCGTCCGAGGGGCCGCTGCCGCTGCAGGTGGGTGCCCTCGTGGCGGGTGTGGTGCTCATCCTGGGCGGGGCCTCCTACGGTCCGCTCGCGGCGCGCTCCGCACGGGGGAGCAAGAGGCAGAAGGCGTCCGCCGGTGCTCACTGA
- a CDS encoding TetR/AcrR family transcriptional regulator, with protein MAEHRTMQRGALLDAARSLLSEGGTEALTFPALAERTGLARSSVYEYFRSRAAVVEELCAVDFPVWAAEVENAMERAAAPEAKIEAYVRRQLDLVGDRRHRAVVAISASELDAGAREKIRAAHGGLIAMIVEALADLGHTEPRLAAMLLQGSVDAAVRRIELGAAEEPGIVADTAVAMVLRGVRG; from the coding sequence GTGGCCGAGCACCGGACCATGCAGCGCGGCGCCCTCCTGGACGCCGCGCGCTCCTTGCTGTCCGAGGGCGGTACGGAGGCGCTGACCTTCCCCGCCCTCGCCGAGCGCACCGGCCTCGCAAGGTCCTCCGTCTACGAGTACTTCCGCTCCCGCGCGGCCGTGGTCGAGGAGCTCTGCGCCGTCGACTTCCCGGTCTGGGCCGCCGAGGTCGAGAACGCGATGGAACGGGCCGCTGCGCCCGAGGCCAAGATCGAGGCCTATGTGCGCCGGCAGCTCGACCTCGTCGGGGACCGGCGGCACCGCGCGGTCGTGGCGATCTCCGCGAGCGAGCTGGACGCCGGCGCCCGGGAGAAGATCCGTGCCGCGCACGGCGGGCTGATCGCCATGATCGTCGAGGCGCTCGCCGATCTGGGCCACACCGAACCGAGGCTCGCGGCCATGCTCCTGCAGGGCTCCGTGGACGCCGCGGTGCGCAGGATCGAGCTGGGAGCGGCCGAGGAGCCGGGCATCGTGGCGGACACGGCCGTGGCCATGGTCCTGCGCGGCGTGCGGGGCTGA
- the rplS gene encoding 50S ribosomal protein L19 — protein MTSLLDGVNAASLRTDLPAFRPGDTVNVHVRVIEGNRSRIQQFKGIVIRRQGSGISETFTVRKVSFSVGVERTFPVHSPIFEKIELVTRGDVRRAKLYFLRELRGKAAKIKEKRDR, from the coding sequence ATGACTTCCCTGCTCGATGGCGTCAACGCCGCCTCGCTCCGTACCGACCTCCCGGCGTTCCGCCCGGGCGACACGGTCAACGTCCACGTGCGCGTGATCGAGGGCAACCGCTCCCGTATCCAGCAGTTCAAGGGCATTGTCATCCGTCGCCAGGGCTCGGGCATCAGCGAGACCTTCACGGTCCGCAAGGTCTCCTTCAGCGTCGGCGTCGAGCGCACCTTCCCGGTGCACAGCCCGATCTTCGAGAAGATCGAGCTCGTCACCCGCGGTGACGTCCGTCGCGCCAAGCTGTACTTCCTCCGTGAGCTCCGCGGCAAGGCCGCGAAGATCAAGGAGAAGCGCGACCGCTGA
- the trmD gene encoding tRNA (guanosine(37)-N1)-methyltransferase TrmD, whose protein sequence is MRLDVVTIFPEYLEPLNVSLVGKARARGRLDVHVHDLRDWTYDRHNTVDDTPYGGGPGMVMKTEPWGDALDDALAGGYEAGAHSPVLVVPTPSGRPFTQELAVELSEQPWLIFTPARYEGIDRRVMDEYATRMPVIEVSIGDYVLAGGEAAVLVITEAVARLLPGVLGNAESHRDDSFAPGAMADLLEGPVYTKPPEWRGRGIPEVLLSGHHGRIARWRRDEAFRRTALHRPDLIERCEASGFDKKDREMLSILGWSPGPDGRFWRRPDAVEE, encoded by the coding sequence ATGCGGCTCGACGTCGTCACGATCTTTCCCGAGTACCTGGAGCCCCTGAACGTCTCGCTCGTCGGCAAGGCGCGCGCCCGGGGACGCCTCGACGTCCACGTCCACGACCTGCGCGACTGGACGTACGACCGGCACAACACGGTGGACGACACCCCTTACGGCGGCGGTCCCGGCATGGTCATGAAGACCGAGCCCTGGGGTGACGCCCTGGACGACGCACTGGCCGGCGGATACGAGGCCGGGGCGCACTCCCCGGTGCTCGTGGTGCCCACGCCCAGCGGCAGGCCCTTCACCCAGGAGCTGGCCGTCGAGCTCTCGGAACAGCCGTGGCTGATCTTCACCCCCGCCCGCTACGAGGGCATCGACCGCAGGGTCATGGACGAGTACGCGACCCGGATGCCGGTCATCGAGGTGTCCATCGGTGACTACGTCCTCGCGGGCGGCGAAGCCGCCGTCCTGGTGATCACCGAGGCCGTGGCCCGGCTGCTGCCCGGGGTGCTCGGTAACGCCGAGTCGCACCGCGACGACTCCTTCGCCCCCGGGGCCATGGCCGACCTGCTCGAGGGGCCGGTCTACACGAAGCCCCCCGAGTGGCGTGGACGCGGCATTCCCGAGGTGCTGCTGAGCGGCCACCACGGCCGGATCGCGCGCTGGCGACGGGACGAGGCCTTCCGCCGTACCGCTCTCCACAGGCCCGACCTCATCGAGCGTTGCGAGGCCTCGGGCTTCGACAAGAAGGACCGCGAGATGCTCTCCATCCTCGGCTGGTCCCCGGGGCCCGACGGACGATTTTGGCGCAGGCCCGACGCCGTGGAAGAATAG
- the dprA gene encoding DNA-processing protein DprA codes for MNAPPAPGELERLARAALTRVFEPGDERAGRWIREIGPVELIRRLTGPDGPARAIEGMTATRLAGYRLRASSAAPGRDLAEVAAVGGRFVCPGDREWPSQLDDLGDARPIGLWVRGRSDLRLWALRSVALVGARACTPYGAHMAATLAAGLAERGWVVVSGAAFGVDGAAHRGALAAGGATMAVLACGVDVAYPRGHAELIGRIVEQGMVMGELPPSDHPTRSRFILRNRVIAALTRGTVVVEAEYRSGSLVTARNAQRLGRFTMGVPGPATSGLSAGVHELLRGEGVLVTDAAEISELVGDIGELAPARNGPVLPRDLLDASSARVLDALPGTGVMDGREVARSAGASTDEALGRLYELHSLGFVEREGDGWRLTRDRTRNGDARRGGT; via the coding sequence GTGAACGCCCCGCCGGCCCCCGGCGAGCTGGAGCGACTGGCTCGCGCCGCCCTGACCAGGGTGTTCGAGCCCGGCGACGAGCGCGCCGGGCGCTGGATCCGTGAGATCGGGCCCGTCGAGCTGATACGGCGGCTCACGGGCCCGGACGGACCCGCGCGGGCGATCGAGGGGATGACGGCGACCCGGCTCGCCGGTTACCGCCTGCGGGCGTCGAGCGCTGCCCCCGGGAGGGACCTGGCGGAGGTCGCCGCGGTCGGCGGGCGGTTCGTCTGCCCCGGTGACCGGGAGTGGCCGAGCCAGCTCGACGACCTGGGGGACGCGCGGCCGATCGGACTCTGGGTGCGTGGCCGGTCCGATCTGCGCCTCTGGGCGCTGCGCTCCGTCGCTCTGGTCGGTGCCCGGGCGTGCACGCCCTACGGGGCGCACATGGCGGCGACTCTCGCCGCGGGGCTGGCGGAGCGCGGCTGGGTCGTGGTCTCCGGCGCGGCGTTCGGGGTGGACGGCGCCGCCCATCGCGGGGCGCTGGCCGCGGGCGGCGCGACCATGGCGGTGCTGGCCTGTGGGGTGGACGTGGCCTATCCCCGGGGGCACGCCGAGTTGATCGGGCGCATCGTGGAGCAGGGCATGGTCATGGGCGAGCTGCCGCCCTCGGACCATCCCACGCGCAGCAGGTTCATCCTCCGGAACAGGGTGATCGCGGCACTCACGAGGGGCACCGTGGTGGTGGAGGCCGAATACCGCAGCGGCTCGTTGGTCACCGCGAGGAACGCGCAACGGCTGGGCCGTTTCACCATGGGGGTCCCGGGCCCCGCGACGAGTGGTCTCTCGGCGGGGGTCCATGAACTCCTGCGCGGTGAGGGGGTCCTGGTCACGGACGCCGCCGAGATCTCCGAACTGGTGGGGGACATCGGTGAACTGGCCCCCGCCAGAAACGGCCCCGTCCTGCCCAGGGACCTCCTCGACGCCTCCTCCGCCCGTGTGCTGGACGCCCTGCCGGGGACGGGCGTGATGGACGGGCGTGAGGTGGCCAGGAGTGCAGGGGCGTCCACGGATGAAGCCCTCGGGCGGTTGTACGAACTCCACTCACTGGGGTTCGTCGAACGCGAGGGCGACGGATGGCGGTTGACGCGAGACCGGACACGCAATGGGGACGCGCGGCGAGGCGGTACTTGA
- a CDS encoding NUDIX hydrolase, whose protein sequence is MLTEARKVARVVLLDPEDRILLLHGFEPADPAESWWFTPGGGLEGDETREEAALRELAEETGITDVSLGPLLWTRTCSFPFDGRRWDQDEWYFLARTSQTATDQKGLTELELRSVAGLRWWTSAELLATRETVYPTRLAGLLRTLLDEGPPSVPLVLAPEIV, encoded by the coding sequence GTGCTCACTGAGGCACGCAAGGTCGCTCGCGTGGTGCTCCTGGACCCGGAAGACCGGATCCTGCTGCTGCACGGCTTCGAGCCGGCGGACCCGGCCGAGAGCTGGTGGTTCACTCCGGGCGGCGGCCTGGAGGGCGACGAGACCCGCGAGGAGGCCGCCCTGCGCGAGCTCGCCGAGGAAACCGGGATCACGGATGTCTCGCTCGGTCCGCTGCTGTGGACGAGGACCTGCTCCTTCCCGTTCGACGGGCGGCGCTGGGACCAGGACGAGTGGTACTTCCTGGCCCGTACGTCGCAGACCGCGACCGACCAGAAGGGGCTCACCGAGCTGGAGCTGCGCAGTGTCGCCGGTCTGAGGTGGTGGACTTCCGCCGAACTTCTCGCCACGCGTGAGACGGTGTACCCGACCAGGCTCGCCGGGCTGCTGCGCACGCTGCTCGACGAGGGTCCCCCGAGCGTTCCGCTGGTTCTCGCCCCCGAAATCGTCTAA
- the whiG gene encoding RNA polymerase sigma factor WhiG: MPQHTSGSDRAAVPPAARGTVRPPAPSSLDELWRSYKTTGDERLREQLILHYSPLVKYVAGRVSVGLPSNVEQADFVSSGVFGLIDAIEKFDIERAIKFETYAITRIRGAMIDELRALDWIPRSVRQKARNVERAYATLEAQLRRTPSEAEVAAEMGIALEELHAVFSQLSLANVVALEELLHVGGEGGDRLSLMDTLEDTAADNPVEVAEDRELRRLLARAINTLPEREKTVVTLYYYEGLTLAEIGNVLGVTESRVSQIHTKSVLQLRAKLADAGR; the protein is encoded by the coding sequence ATGCCCCAGCACACCTCCGGGTCTGACCGCGCGGCAGTACCACCGGCTGCGCGTGGCACTGTGCGTCCTCCCGCCCCCTCCTCGCTCGACGAGTTGTGGCGTTCGTACAAGACCACCGGCGACGAGAGGCTGCGGGAGCAGCTGATCCTGCACTACTCACCGCTGGTGAAGTACGTCGCCGGCCGGGTCAGCGTGGGGCTGCCGTCCAACGTGGAGCAGGCGGACTTCGTCTCGTCCGGTGTCTTCGGGCTGATCGACGCCATCGAGAAGTTCGACATCGAGCGGGCCATCAAGTTCGAGACCTACGCGATCACCCGGATCCGCGGCGCGATGATCGACGAACTCCGGGCGCTGGACTGGATCCCGCGGTCCGTGAGGCAGAAGGCGCGCAATGTCGAGCGCGCCTACGCCACGCTGGAGGCGCAGCTGCGGCGCACACCTTCGGAGGCCGAGGTCGCCGCGGAGATGGGCATCGCCCTGGAGGAACTGCACGCTGTTTTCAGCCAGTTGTCCCTCGCCAACGTGGTGGCGCTGGAGGAACTGCTGCATGTCGGCGGCGAGGGCGGCGACCGGCTGAGCCTGATGGACACCCTGGAGGACACCGCGGCCGACAATCCGGTCGAGGTCGCCGAGGACCGCGAGCTCAGACGGCTGCTCGCCCGCGCCATCAACACGCTCCCCGAGCGGGAGAAGACCGTGGTCACGCTCTACTACTACGAAGGCCTCACCCTCGCTGAGATCGGCAACGTCCTCGGGGTCACCGAGAGTCGGGTCAGCCAGATCCACACCAAATCGGTGCTGCAGCTCCGGGCGAAACTGGCCGACGCCGGACGCTGA
- a CDS encoding DUF2469 domain-containing protein yields MSAEDLEKYETEMELKLYREYRDVVGLFKYVIETERRFYLTNDYEMQVHSVQGEVFFEVSMADAWVWDMYRPARFVKQVRVLTFKDVNIEELNKSDLELPGG; encoded by the coding sequence ATGAGCGCCGAGGACCTCGAGAAGTACGAGACCGAGATGGAGCTGAAGCTCTACCGGGAGTACCGCGATGTCGTCGGTCTGTTCAAATATGTGATCGAGACCGAACGGCGCTTCTACCTCACCAACGATTACGAGATGCAGGTCCACTCGGTCCAGGGTGAGGTGTTTTTCGAGGTTTCCATGGCGGATGCGTGGGTCTGGGACATGTACAGGCCCGCCCGGTTCGTCAAGCAGGTCCGGGTGTTGACGTTCAAGGACGTGAATATCGAGGAGCTCAACAAGAGCGACCTCGAACTTCCGGGCGGCTGA